Proteins found in one Leptidea sinapis chromosome 23, ilLepSina1.1, whole genome shotgun sequence genomic segment:
- the LOC126971400 gene encoding differentially expressed in FDCP 8 homolog, producing MAAAFANDSPKYRNSLICCSPRTEVASQSSSSTSGCVSADESIDSNYVPKSIANKKLKIHSAATREEIEKAINQCKELVLNSPQCSDERKWLVRYLVELRLRLEDLKDCDGQIRDKVTIKGHHFEQQTAITNRKQYCDHCSGVIWSIVQSSYICSDCGYVCHYKCVDDVCRVCAHVVMTEKGQFEMNICPEKGLAAQDYKCVECLTTLTFKDTWNEPRLCDYTGMYFCTTCHWNDMFAIPARVIHNWDWDKRYVSRLAYQMLTLSWTTPYIDVEKINPKLFGFIAELEWIHKMRRDLEWMRRYLCACSEGSGLLSPLFVQLGDVNKKYSMAHLQAINDGTLETQLTELTEMCRAHITKCPLCSGKGYLCEVCGNDEIVYPFDSGAILCEQCNSMYHRVCWLRKGQICLKCKRMNERKKNLPETDNTDSNTEYDIDKFVH from the coding sequence atggCAGCAGCCTTCGCGAATGATTCACCTAAATATCGGAACAGTTTAATATGTTGTAGTCCTCGAACTGAGGTCGCTTCTCAATCTTCATCTTCGACGTCTGGTTGTGTTTCAGCAGACGAAAGTATTGACTCCAACTATGTACCAAAGTCCATAGCGAACAAGAAGTTAAAGATACATAGTGCAGCAACTCGTGAAGAAATCGAAAAAGCTATTAATCAATGTAAAGAACTTGTACTAAATAGCCCCCAGTGTTCTGATGAACGGAAATGGCTAGTAAGATATCTTGTAGAGTTACGACTGCGACTAGAAGATTTGAAGGATTGCGATGGCCAAATAAGAGACAAAGTTACCATTAAAGGCCATCATTTTGAACAGCAGACTGCTATAACTAATAGAAAACAGTATTGTGATCATTGCAGTGGGGTAATATGGAGCATAGTGCAAAGTTCATACATATGTTCTGATTGTGGCTATGTATGCCACTATAAATGTGTAGATGATGTATGCAGAGTCTGTGCTCATGTTGTTATGACAGAAAAGGGGCAGTTTGAAATGAATATTTGCCCAGAAAAGGGACTAGCGGCCCAAGATTATAAATGTGTAGAGTGCCTGACAACCTTAACATTTAAAGATACATGGAATGAACCAAGACTTTGTGATTACACAGGCATGTACTTCTGTACTACTTGCCATTGGAATGATATGTTTGCTATACCAGCAAGAGTGATACATAACTGGGATTGGGATAAAAGATATGTCTCCCGTTTGGCTTACCAAATGTTAACACTATCATGGACAACACCTTATATTGATGTAGAGAAGATAAATCCAAAGCTATTTGGGTTTATTGCGGAACTAGAATGGATTCATAAGATGAGAAGGGATCTGGAATGGATGAGGCGTTATTTGTGTGCTTGTAGCGAGGGATCAGGTCTTCTGTCTCCATTATTTGTTCAACTTGGAGATGTTAACAAGAAATACAGTATGGCGCACTTACAAGCAATAAACGATGGTACATTGGAGACTCAACTGACAGAGTTAACAGAGATGTGTCGAGCACACATCACAAAGTGTCCCCTGTGTTCAGGTAAAGGGTATTTATGTGAAGTGTGTGGCAATGATGAGATTGTATATCCATTTGATAGTGGAGCAATATTGTGCGAGCAATGTAATTCTATGTACCATAGAGTATGTTGGTTAAGGAAGGGACAGATATGTTTAAAGTGTAAAAGAATGAATGAGCGAAAGAAGAATTTACCTGAAACAGATAATACCGACTCAAATACAGAATATGACATTGACAAATTTGTacattag